DNA from Pajaroellobacter abortibovis:
TAGAACACCTCGCTCCCTTAGTCCCTATCGGTTCCTTGGTGATCTGAACAATAATCTCGTCTCCTTCTCGCACCACCTCTTGAATAGGCGTTGAACGAGAAAGACGAGTTGGAACCTCAGGTGAGCGTTCGCCAGATATGCGATGGTGGGGGTCTCTACTGCGACGCCTCTTATAACATCGTTCCATTCCATCGGTATGTTTGTCTCCGCCTTGCACCTTCCCACCCCAACGGGAATGTTCGGAAGCCTCACTATCCCGCTTGCTAAATCGGCAAAATCGGCCACGAGTTCGCTTAGAATGCTCCCCTTGTCTGTCTCCCGTAAAGAGCCTAGGTAATTTTGCTTGAGGTATAGGTTCTCCTATATCGGTAATCGTAAATCCAGGCAAATTGTTCGTATCGAGATCCCAAAGTTCCGGAAGTTTAGGCAATTTTATAAGAGGCTCGCGTGTTTCCTCAAGTCGAGTCGATATCTCTAACTCTTTAAGCAGTGCTTCCCCCTCCTCTTCCGAAGAGAAGAGCGCCTGAGAGGAAGGGGAAAGCAAAGGGTATCTCGCAGGGCCTAACACAGCTTCTACATTAAGCTCTTCCTTTTCTGGCTCTTCTGAGGCAATTGGGTGTTCAGATTCATGACAGTTCTCTAAAGACTCCTCTTCTTTGAGTAAAGACTCCATCTCATTGGAATCCTCTATATCAAATGAAGAAAGGAGCACACTTTCCATTTGTTCCTCTTCCTGTCCGCTGCGATCAGTTTCCTCATAAGCCTCTTTTCCTACATGAGCGTGTTTCCGACCCCCCGCCAGATAAGCATCAAAATCATCGGGACGTATGAGGTCTTCAACATGCAGAAAGGAAGCACGCTCGAGGCCTACGTCCACGAACGCGGCTTGCAGTCCAGGCAGAACACGAGTTACTTTTCCGAGATAAACATCTCCTACACTACCTCCTACAACATGATAGCCACGACGTTCGATATGCAGCTCGACAATGATCCCATCCTCAATCAGAGCAACCCTTGTTTCTCGGACATCAACACTAATAACGAGTAAATTTTTAGACATCCTGAGTAGAACTTTCCCGCCTTAGCATTTCGTTTATCTCGTTTCCTTTGATAGGCACTCGATACGAACAATCGAGACTTTCTATGAAGCCATCAATGGTTGGAAATAAACAAACCCACTGAGCGAACACGGCACCTGCAAAAAGATTTGCGTTTTCTATCAGCCTTTTTTGTTTAGAAAATAGAGGTAGTTATACGATGTGGTATGCAATTTTTTCTTTTGCGAGTGAAAAATTTTTATTAGGGATCAACAGGCACTTTTTGTGGGCGTCACGATCCCCATTAAGGAGAAAAAAAAGAGAGATGAAAGATATAAAACTTAATGTTTTAACTTACCTTCGCTTTATTTCAATCTGCTCATTTTTTTGATAAAAGTACCTATGATTGCACAATTATGCAATCCCCTTCGCACCTTATTGATGTAAGGGTAAGGCTCCACCACACTCTTCCGCGCTACCGTTGCTCCCTTCCAGGCCTAGCGGATTCACGTTTCCAAGTCGGTAGAGCCGTAAATGTTCTTTTTATTAACTCATTTTAAGCAGCTGAGCAAGCAAGTTCTTCTTCGTGAGAGGCCTTTCAGTATCCTCTTACTAGCGTGGAAGGGATTGGTCCATCAAGACTGCGGAGAGGGCGGGATTCGAACCCGCGGTAGGGCTTTCCCTACGTCCGCTTAGCAAGCGGGTGCCTTCAGCCACTCGGCCACCTCTCCAGGTGAGATGCAGCTTCCGACTGGTAATCGGAAACAATCAGAGGCGCAACTAGATTCCCAATGAATTGTCTCCAACCTGCTTTAACTCATCTTGTCGCATATAAACCTAGCCAATGATTGGACCAAAATGATAGTCTGATTTCGCTCTACGCCACGAATTATTTTCCTTTCCCCCCTAAAAAAAAGCCATGTGGTATTCTCTCCCTTCTTTTAGCACCATGATTCTACTCGGGGTGCTGCTCACAGCAAGTTATACGCTTGCCGTAGCTATCACAGCCGGTATGGATGAGACTCGATGCAATTTAGGTGCAGCGCGGCTAGGGGCTTATGCAACCGTCTCCCTCATTGGCGTCGCCGTTTGCTTACTTGCTTACGCCTTTATCACCCACGACTTTCGAATTCGCTATGTCGCCCGTTATTCTGACCGGTCAATGGGATTAGCGTTCTTACTGAGCTCTCTCTGGGGAGGACAGGATGGCTCCATTTTATGGTGGCTTTTTCTCCTCAGCCTACACATCGCTGTCTGCACCAAATGGTTAAAAAATCGTTATCTTGCCCTACAACCTTATGTTCTCGCGGTGTTGATGGCTGTAACCATTTTCTTCTGCATCCTCATGGTGTTTTCGGCCAACCCTTTTGCAACCAGCACAGCAGGGAATCGGATTGATGGAGAAGGACTTAACCCTCTCCTTCAAAATTTGTACATGATCATCCACCCCCCAAGTCTTTACATGGGTTTCGTGGGGTGTACCATCCCTTTCGCATTCGCAATCGCAGCACTCATTACGGGAAGACTCGACCGAGAATGGATCGTCGCAGTTCGACCTTGGATGCTATTTTCATGGACTTTTCTCGCGTTAGGGAACACACTCGGCATGCTTTGGGCCTACGAGGAACTTGGATGGGGCGGGTATTGGGCCTGGGACCCGGTGGAAAACGCAGCCCTTATGCCGCTACTCACCGCTAGTGCATACCTTCATTCCGCTATGATCCAAGAAAGGCGAGGGATGTTCAAACTATGGAACATTCTCCTCGTATGTTTCACTTTTTTCCTCACAATTTTTGGCACATTCTTAACCCGCTCAGGCGCTGTATCGAGCATTCATTCCTTCGCCCAGTCTTCCATAGGAAGCTATTTCATCGCTTTTCTAGCACTCATTCTTTTCGCTACCGGGTTCCTCATTCTGTATCGATGGCCCGAACTCCGCGGCTTCCCACCAGTGCCTTCGATGCGGCGGGCAGCTTTAGGAGCAGCCTGTTTTTTTCTTTTGTTCCTTTGCCCATCTTTCTACCTTACTTGGGTGTCTCCTCTCCCCTTTCCGTTGAAGGTGAGTACCATTACATTGATCGCAGGAGCAGGAACTTATACAGCCGTTGAGCTCATCTTCCGGAGACTGAGCCGTCAGGCTGATTCGCTTCCATCTCCTCCTCTTCGGCCAAGCATTGAATCGCTTGCATCCCGCGAATTCGCTTTCATGCTCAACAACTGGAAATTGGTTGGGCTTATGGGCTTTATCCTAACCGCAACTACTTTTCCAATCGTCAGTGAAACAATCTGGAAAGAAAAAATAACGATCGGACCTCTCTACTACAACGCATGGGTACAACCCATAGGACTATTTATTTTCGCTTTAATGGGGATCGGTTCCTTATTTGGTTGGAAACACACAAGCTCTTCTTCTTTAAAGAAGAGCATTGTCCCCTCATTTACTGCACTGGCCGCAGCTTTTTGTGTCCATTGGATTATCGGATCCAGGATAGGCTTCCCACCGCTTGTCTGGGGCGACGCCCCCTATGAAGGGTGGATCGGAAAAGCTCTTCAAACATTCTCCGCTTGGGCCCCTGTTTTGACCTTTTCCCTCTGCGCATTCAATACTGTCATTATTATCCAAGAATTCTACTCCCTATTCTACGCTAAACAGAAGACGAAGTCCCTTCAAAAAGTCCCCCCTTTTCTATGGTATGCAGGATTTTTTCCAGGATTTTTCTACACCCTGGTCACACTCCCCAGCACCGCGCGAAGGCGCTACGGAGGCTACATTGTACACCTCGGGATTGTGGCGATGTTTTTCGGGTTCATGGGGAGCTCTTGGAATATCGTCCGGGAAGTATCCCTTTCACCAGGTGAAACGTACCCCTTCGGTCGCTATGAGCTCGAGTACAAAGGTCCACACATCGAAGTAGATGAAACAAAAAGGATGGTTTTCGCAGACATCAGCGTCAAAAAAAAAGGAGTTCCTCAAGGAATCCTTCAGCCGGCAAAGTTTATTTTTCATAAAATGCCTGATTCCCCTACAACCGAGGTAGCAATGCTTCACTCCCTCCACGATGATCTGTATATTGTGGTAGGGATGATCAGCCCACAAAC
Protein-coding regions in this window:
- a CDS encoding heme lyase CcmF/NrfE family subunit produces the protein MILLGVLLTASYTLAVAITAGMDETRCNLGAARLGAYATVSLIGVAVCLLAYAFITHDFRIRYVARYSDRSMGLAFLLSSLWGGQDGSILWWLFLLSLHIAVCTKWLKNRYLALQPYVLAVLMAVTIFFCILMVFSANPFATSTAGNRIDGEGLNPLLQNLYMIIHPPSLYMGFVGCTIPFAFAIAALITGRLDREWIVAVRPWMLFSWTFLALGNTLGMLWAYEELGWGGYWAWDPVENAALMPLLTASAYLHSAMIQERRGMFKLWNILLVCFTFFLTIFGTFLTRSGAVSSIHSFAQSSIGSYFIAFLALILFATGFLILYRWPELRGFPPVPSMRRAALGAACFFLLFLCPSFYLTWVSPLPFPLKVSTITLIAGAGTYTAVELIFRRLSRQADSLPSPPLRPSIESLASREFAFMLNNWKLVGLMGFILTATTFPIVSETIWKEKITIGPLYYNAWVQPIGLFIFALMGIGSLFGWKHTSSSSLKKSIVPSFTALAAAFCVHWIIGSRIGFPPLVWGDAPYEGWIGKALQTFSAWAPVLTFSLCAFNTVIIIQEFYSLFYAKQKTKSLQKVPPFLWYAGFFPGFFYTLVTLPSTARRRYGGYIVHLGIVAMFFGFMGSSWNIVREVSLSPGETYPFGRYELEYKGPHIEVDETKRMVFADISVKKKGVPQGILQPAKFIFHKMPDSPTTEVAMLHSLHDDLYIVVGMISPQTKQANFQFHLNPLVSWIWIGCFILMVGSTLCMWPDAQWAESRRAAFARGGFILTTSLWIGTLLFSTLMIYQKEKLTSPLNSTQVGTIHEKNLLN